From the Mangifera indica cultivar Alphonso chromosome 10, CATAS_Mindica_2.1, whole genome shotgun sequence genome, one window contains:
- the LOC123227032 gene encoding uncharacterized protein At5g39865-like — MAESDNDLAISSKRFDRSFTLQPTVDSNSNLNYASLNRALSINKLYNSIGSVFSAGNSIKGKVKQLCSLFDSKKPQKLTNLIEAETKNIKSLKQTKSLCYNDESFIRLPGTQDRIVVYLTSLRGIRRTYEDCYAVRTIFRGFSVWVDERDVSMDSAYKKELQSVFGGKKVGLPQVFIRGKYIGGADVLKSMFETGELARVLEGFPRQQPALVCGSCGDVRFVPCGNCNGSRKVFDEEEEVLKRCLVCNENGLIRCPICCL, encoded by the coding sequence ATGGCGGAATCAGATAATGACCTTGCAATATCAAGTAAACGCTTTGATCGATCCTTTACCTTGCAACCCACCGTTGATTCTAACTCTAATCTCAATTATGCATCTCTTAATCGAGCTCTTTCCATCAACAAGTTGTACAACTCTATAGGATCTGTTTTCTCAGCTGGCAATTCTATCAAAGGTAAGGTCAAGCAACTCTGCAGTTTATTTGACTCTAAGAAACCCCAAAAACTTACAAATTTGATCGAAGctgaaactaaaaatattaaatctttaaaacaAACGAAATCACTGTGTTAtaatgatgaatcttttattagATTACCGGGTACCCAAGATCGAATTGTTGTTTATTTGACGAGTTTGAGAGGAATTAGAAGAACTTATGAGGATTGTTACGCGGTTAGGACTATATTTAGAGGGTTTAGTGTTTGGGTTGATGAGAGAGATGTTTCTATGGATTCGGCCTATAAGAAGGAGTTACAGAGTGTATTTGGAGGGAAGAAAGTGGGCTTGCCACAGGTTTTTATAAGGGGAAAGTATATTGGTGGAGCTGATGTCTTAAAGAGTATGTTTGAAACTGGTGAATTGGCTAGGGTTCTTGAAGGGTTTCCGAGACAACAACCGGCACTTGTTTGTGGGAGTTGTGGGGATGTGAGGTTTGTGCCTTGTGGGAATTGCAATGGGAGTAGAAAGGTGTTTGATGAAGAGGAAGAGGTTCTTAAACGGTGTTTGGTATGTAATGAAAATGGCTTGA